A genomic region of uncultured Paludibaculum sp. contains the following coding sequences:
- a CDS encoding putative N-acetylmannosamine-6-phosphate 2-epimerase, whose translation MSAGEHGAWAEARGRLIVSCQAAAPDAFDGAGLMARFARAAVDGGAGGIRAHGAADIESIRMAVPVPILGIHKEVMEDGQILITPTFERAAELARAGADAIGVDCSQRGIARGAHDRLQRIRRELGLPAMADIATLEEAEAAVRHGASFVLSTMRGYTAETRHLKGRFEPEFIAELVRRCPVPVIAEGGIGLPEEAASAVRAGAWAVVVGSAITRPHLITREFADALQDGRGPQWTAAIDVGGTNIKYGLVARDGAMHGTGLVSTPAASAEQVLDQMRVAVRVCLAQAGGPEAECVSVAAAGWLDRQTGSVRYATGNLPGWTGADLRAAVARETSLPAFFENDGVAATAGEWLYGAARGVRSGLCVTLGTGVGGGAIVEGRLLRGEHGLACMLGHLPLPGAVMPCTCGLKGCAETELGKVGATRLVSDFGSLEAWTEAVLHQNLQACRLLEEYAATLADSLLPATHLLDPEVLVLTGGLASAGPPLIAALRRALSKRILAWDRRRIRIEVSSAGQYAGVRGAAAVAALQWSHR comes from the coding sequence ATGAGCGCGGGTGAGCATGGCGCTTGGGCGGAGGCGCGAGGGCGGCTGATCGTCTCCTGCCAGGCGGCGGCACCCGACGCTTTTGATGGTGCCGGGTTGATGGCGCGGTTCGCGCGGGCGGCCGTCGACGGGGGCGCGGGCGGCATTCGCGCGCACGGAGCGGCCGATATCGAATCGATTCGAATGGCCGTGCCGGTCCCGATCCTGGGCATTCACAAGGAAGTCATGGAGGACGGCCAGATCCTGATCACGCCGACGTTTGAACGCGCGGCGGAACTGGCACGGGCCGGGGCGGATGCCATCGGCGTGGATTGCAGCCAGCGCGGTATCGCGCGCGGCGCCCACGACAGGCTGCAGCGGATCCGGCGCGAACTGGGCCTGCCGGCCATGGCGGACATCGCAACCCTGGAAGAAGCCGAGGCGGCGGTGCGTCACGGGGCAAGTTTCGTGCTGAGTACGATGCGGGGCTACACGGCGGAGACAAGGCATCTGAAAGGCCGTTTTGAGCCGGAGTTCATCGCGGAGCTCGTGCGGCGCTGCCCGGTTCCGGTGATTGCTGAAGGCGGAATTGGGTTGCCAGAGGAAGCGGCCAGCGCGGTCCGGGCCGGCGCCTGGGCCGTAGTGGTGGGTAGCGCGATTACACGGCCGCACTTGATCACGAGAGAGTTCGCCGATGCGCTGCAAGATGGCCGGGGGCCGCAGTGGACCGCGGCCATTGATGTCGGCGGCACGAACATCAAGTACGGGCTGGTGGCGCGAGATGGAGCAATGCACGGTACGGGCCTGGTGTCGACGCCCGCGGCCAGCGCCGAGCAGGTTCTGGATCAGATGCGTGTCGCAGTGCGCGTCTGCTTGGCGCAAGCGGGTGGGCCGGAGGCGGAGTGTGTCTCGGTTGCGGCCGCGGGCTGGCTGGATCGGCAGACTGGGTCGGTTCGCTATGCCACCGGGAACCTGCCCGGCTGGACTGGCGCGGATCTGCGCGCGGCCGTGGCGCGAGAGACGAGCCTGCCGGCCTTCTTCGAGAACGATGGCGTTGCCGCTACCGCGGGCGAGTGGCTGTACGGAGCAGCACGGGGCGTGCGTTCGGGGCTCTGCGTCACACTCGGCACCGGCGTCGGCGGCGGCGCGATTGTGGAAGGACGACTGCTGAGGGGTGAGCATGGGTTGGCCTGCATGCTGGGCCACTTGCCCCTGCCCGGCGCCGTGATGCCGTGCACGTGCGGACTAAAAGGCTGCGCGGAGACGGAACTGGGCAAGGTGGGCGCCACGCGACTGGTGTCCGATTTCGGCTCCCTGGAGGCGTGGACCGAGGCCGTGCTGCACCAGAACCTTCAGGCCTGCCGATTGTTGGAGGAGTACGCCGCCACGCTCGCGGATTCGCTGCTGCCCGCGACTCACCTGCTGGATCCGGAGGTTCTGGTGTTGACGGGCGGCTTGGCGAGCGCGGGTCCACCCCTGATTGCGGCCCTCCGCCGGGCGTTGAGCAAGAGAATCCTGGCGTGGGACCGGCGGAGAATCCGGATCGAAGTCTCCAGCGCCGGCCAGTACGCCGGAGTCCGCGGTGCGGCAGCGGTGGCGGCTCTCCAGTGGAGCCACCGATGA
- a CDS encoding MFS transporter: MLTRNAWWIVALLWGVALLNYLDRQVIFSLFPLLRADLGLTDMELGMLGTAFLWIYAAASPLAGYLGDRFGHRPVILLSLLIWSAVTVCVALAGGFRSLIATRALMGIGEACYIPSALALISAWHGPQTRSRAIGLHQSGIYAGILLGGFGGAWIGENYGWRTVFWVLGAVGIAYAALLPRLLPRTPALAPDRTSSAAFLPTIRSILRNAAFWPVLAVFAVMSMASWLVYAWMPLFLFEKFSLSLSSAGFAATFFVQVASVAGILLGGWLGDTSGRRSARGLLFTQVAGLALAAPFLSLSGLASDAWVLYAALALYGVGRGIYDCNVMPVLCEIVNEEERSSAFGLLNFAGTFSGGLIALLAGALKSTLGLGVILGAVGVAVLGCSTLLLLIPRLKTKASAA; this comes from the coding sequence ATGCTAACCAGAAACGCCTGGTGGATCGTCGCCCTACTCTGGGGCGTTGCCCTCCTCAACTACCTCGACCGCCAGGTCATCTTCTCCCTCTTCCCCCTCCTGCGCGCCGACCTCGGCCTCACCGACATGGAACTGGGCATGCTCGGTACCGCTTTCCTCTGGATCTATGCCGCCGCCAGCCCGCTGGCCGGTTATCTGGGCGATCGCTTCGGACACCGGCCCGTCATCCTGCTGAGCCTGCTCATATGGTCCGCCGTGACGGTCTGCGTTGCCCTCGCCGGCGGCTTCCGGTCGCTCATCGCCACCCGCGCCCTCATGGGGATCGGCGAAGCCTGCTACATCCCCTCCGCTCTGGCCCTCATCTCGGCTTGGCACGGACCCCAGACCCGCTCCCGCGCCATTGGCCTCCATCAGAGCGGTATCTATGCCGGCATCCTCCTCGGCGGTTTCGGCGGCGCGTGGATTGGAGAAAACTACGGCTGGCGCACCGTCTTCTGGGTGCTGGGCGCGGTGGGCATCGCCTACGCCGCCCTGCTGCCCCGGTTGCTGCCGCGGACCCCGGCGTTGGCCCCTGATCGCACGAGTTCCGCCGCCTTCCTGCCCACAATCCGCTCCATCCTGCGGAATGCCGCGTTCTGGCCCGTCCTGGCCGTCTTCGCCGTGATGTCCATGGCCAGTTGGCTCGTCTACGCCTGGATGCCTCTGTTCCTCTTCGAAAAGTTCAGCCTCAGCCTGTCCAGCGCCGGCTTCGCCGCCACCTTCTTCGTTCAGGTGGCCAGCGTGGCGGGCATCCTGCTGGGCGGTTGGCTCGGCGACACCTCCGGACGGCGCTCCGCCCGGGGGCTCCTCTTCACCCAGGTGGCCGGACTCGCGCTCGCCGCCCCGTTCCTCTCGCTCAGCGGACTCGCCTCCGATGCCTGGGTGCTGTACGCCGCGCTTGCCCTCTATGGCGTCGGCCGGGGCATCTACGACTGCAACGTCATGCCTGTCCTGTGCGAAATCGTCAATGAAGAGGAACGCTCCAGCGCCTTCGGCCTGCTCAACTTCGCTGGCACGTTCTCCGGCGGTCTCATCGCCCTGCTCGCCGGAGCGCTCAAATCCACCCTCGGCCTGGGCGTGATCCTCGGCGCCGTCGGTGTTGCCGTTCTCGGCTGCTCCACCCTGCTACTGCTAATCCCCCGGCTCAAAACAAAGGCGTCCGCCGCATGA
- a CDS encoding dihydrodipicolinate synthase family protein produces MAVELQGIYPAVITPMTTDGVFMPEAFEALCGRLYQDGVDGLYVCGQTGEGLSMSPEQRKAVAERAVDATPTGRQVIVHVGASSTAAAMDLARHAARVGAHALSSLPPAGSYSMDEVQGYYEALAGATDLPFLVYYYPGHAAHPRSYDELMRLCEIPNVAGLKFTSTDLYLLRRLKDNAVTVFSGFDEILAAGLLMGADGGIGSFYNVAARWFVELYQAARSGDWERARILQSKINGLVTIGLRYQPHAAVKEILRWQGLDCGVCAAPRRRLAPAEVEQLQAELNEGATASLRPVCI; encoded by the coding sequence ATGGCGGTGGAACTACAAGGGATTTATCCGGCGGTGATTACGCCGATGACGACGGACGGCGTATTCATGCCGGAGGCGTTCGAGGCTCTGTGCGGCAGGCTCTACCAGGATGGGGTGGACGGGTTGTATGTCTGCGGGCAGACGGGGGAAGGCCTGAGCATGAGCCCCGAGCAGAGGAAGGCCGTGGCGGAGAGGGCGGTGGACGCGACTCCAACGGGCCGCCAGGTGATTGTGCACGTGGGCGCGTCGAGCACGGCGGCGGCGATGGACCTGGCGCGGCACGCTGCGCGGGTGGGCGCGCATGCGTTGAGCAGCCTGCCACCGGCCGGCAGTTATTCGATGGACGAAGTGCAGGGCTACTACGAGGCGCTGGCTGGGGCGACGGATTTGCCATTTCTGGTGTACTACTACCCCGGGCATGCGGCGCATCCGCGGAGTTATGACGAGCTGATGCGGCTGTGCGAGATTCCGAACGTGGCCGGACTAAAGTTCACGAGCACGGACCTTTATCTGTTGAGAAGGCTGAAGGACAATGCGGTGACCGTCTTCAGCGGATTCGACGAGATTCTCGCGGCGGGGCTGCTGATGGGCGCAGATGGAGGCATCGGGAGCTTCTACAATGTTGCCGCGCGGTGGTTCGTGGAGCTGTACCAGGCGGCACGCAGCGGCGATTGGGAGCGGGCGCGGATTCTCCAGTCGAAGATCAACGGCCTGGTGACGATTGGATTGCGCTATCAACCGCACGCGGCGGTGAAGGAGATCCTCCGCTGGCAGGGCCTCGATTGTGGAGTGTGCGCGGCGCCTCGGCGCAGGCTGGCTCCGGCGGAAGTGGAGCAGTTGCAGGCCGAACTGAACGAGGGGGCGACGGCGAGTCTCCGGCCGGTGTGCATATGA
- a CDS encoding IPT/TIG domain-containing protein: MRPRSRFLSLILFVCLVGLPVRAATQCALTATPLLVAAEGLTEPIGDIVLSCYGGTPLGLVTGSLQISVSQRISNAVGDDGLLQGITFGIQTPAGYVNVPITVRPLETSILIENFQFNMTAQGTFVARVSGIRAEAGGVTQAFVQFMASEQLPVPSPITTVAASQPSLYATTLAASAAGMGPPIPEHLDFDNMIASRATMSSTRITEGFGAAFSPRTAADATNGMRIMVVLSGVPASARIFAPDAIAGSSAAIPTSSGQFGSTRTGGLYNPLNGHSLLLVRVRDAKEDGSGGFAVWSPSTGPQTLFGVGALDYKGPTPYLVYEVLDSNPTEVESAQIPFWLFLPTDQFVSEGVITQTTSLAPLSTLKGSVAGAPIPRYKATAVEGDCRILQDCGANYFPRMETTLTRTPAEFVAPSGSVAQSNYVLVHNIGGGILEWRVSARYANGADWLSISPASGMNNATVRFDVLPKSLPEGVYEADLIFQNVNPVSGGVEEQLVHVKLTVTAPVPEPPPPAPAPTISNVVSPSKRWGMPFAPGSLVILQGTNLTSTTTVTVQDQPAAIVLVSEGELTVQVPLTVTPGRVQVLAANEASLSAPYGIDIIHVAPDLLFVLNTDGAANGVDLPVDAGKTVQIFLTGIANAIMPIQVMIHDRWREAAPEATTQTGVSVLKVTVPDDLPTMQTETMVCVQYSASVDGTCSFPKAIWLKAMAQ; the protein is encoded by the coding sequence ATGCGGCCTCGGTCTCGGTTTTTGTCCTTGATTCTATTTGTGTGTCTGGTCGGTTTGCCCGTTCGCGCGGCTACGCAGTGCGCGCTGACGGCGACGCCATTGTTGGTGGCGGCAGAGGGATTAACGGAACCGATCGGAGATATCGTGCTGAGTTGCTATGGCGGCACACCACTCGGCCTGGTCACGGGATCGCTCCAAATCTCGGTCAGCCAGCGGATCTCCAATGCGGTTGGTGACGATGGCCTGTTGCAGGGCATCACTTTCGGGATACAAACGCCCGCCGGCTATGTGAATGTGCCGATTACGGTTCGGCCGCTGGAGACTTCGATCCTCATCGAGAACTTCCAGTTCAACATGACAGCGCAGGGTACATTTGTCGCGAGGGTCAGCGGAATTCGGGCCGAGGCTGGTGGCGTCACGCAGGCCTTTGTACAGTTTATGGCCAGTGAGCAGTTGCCCGTCCCCTCACCCATTACCACTGTCGCGGCTTCACAGCCATCCCTCTATGCCACAACGCTGGCGGCTTCGGCCGCGGGCATGGGGCCGCCCATCCCGGAGCATCTGGATTTCGACAACATGATCGCCAGCCGCGCCACGATGTCCTCGACGCGGATAACCGAAGGATTTGGCGCGGCTTTCTCCCCCCGGACTGCCGCCGATGCCACCAACGGAATGCGCATCATGGTGGTTCTTTCCGGTGTGCCGGCCAGCGCCCGGATTTTCGCGCCCGATGCGATCGCGGGCAGCTCGGCGGCGATTCCGACCTCAAGTGGGCAATTTGGGTCCACTCGTACCGGCGGCCTTTACAATCCTCTCAACGGGCATTCCTTGCTTCTGGTGCGAGTCCGCGATGCGAAAGAGGATGGCAGTGGCGGTTTCGCGGTGTGGTCTCCCAGCACTGGTCCACAAACGCTCTTCGGTGTTGGCGCGTTGGACTACAAGGGTCCTACTCCATACCTGGTTTACGAAGTGCTGGATTCGAATCCGACTGAAGTCGAATCCGCTCAGATTCCCTTCTGGCTCTTCCTGCCCACCGACCAGTTCGTCTCTGAGGGCGTGATCACCCAGACGACCAGCCTGGCACCGCTGTCGACGCTCAAGGGCTCGGTTGCCGGTGCCCCGATCCCGAGGTACAAAGCCACTGCCGTGGAAGGCGATTGCAGGATCCTTCAGGACTGCGGTGCCAACTACTTCCCGAGGATGGAGACCACGCTGACTCGCACGCCTGCTGAGTTTGTTGCGCCGTCCGGTTCAGTTGCCCAGTCGAATTACGTGCTGGTCCACAATATCGGCGGAGGCATCCTGGAATGGCGAGTGTCGGCACGCTACGCCAACGGCGCCGATTGGCTAAGCATTTCGCCGGCAAGCGGCATGAACAACGCCACAGTGCGCTTCGACGTGCTCCCGAAGAGCCTGCCTGAAGGCGTTTACGAGGCTGACCTTATCTTTCAGAACGTCAACCCCGTCTCGGGTGGCGTGGAGGAACAACTGGTCCACGTCAAACTGACGGTCACTGCGCCAGTGCCGGAACCGCCGCCGCCGGCCCCCGCCCCTACGATCTCGAACGTGGTTTCGCCCAGCAAGCGATGGGGCATGCCCTTCGCACCGGGCTCGCTCGTGATTCTGCAGGGGACCAATCTCACCAGCACCACGACCGTCACCGTGCAGGATCAGCCAGCAGCGATCGTATTGGTCTCCGAGGGCGAATTGACGGTGCAGGTGCCCCTCACTGTCACCCCCGGCCGAGTACAGGTGCTGGCGGCCAACGAGGCCAGCCTCAGCGCTCCCTACGGCATAGACATCATCCATGTCGCTCCCGATTTGCTGTTCGTGCTGAATACCGATGGTGCAGCGAACGGCGTGGATCTACCCGTGGATGCCGGCAAGACGGTGCAGATCTTCCTCACCGGCATCGCCAATGCGATTATGCCCATTCAGGTCATGATCCACGACCGGTGGAGGGAGGCGGCACCGGAAGCTACCACCCAGACCGGCGTAAGCGTCCTGAAGGTCACGGTGCCAGACGACCTGCCCACCATGCAGACCGAGACGATGGTCTGCGTGCAGTACTCCGCGAGTGTGGATGGCACGTGCAGTTTCCCCAAGGCGATCTGGCTGAAAGCCATGGCCCAATAG